A single genomic interval of Chryseobacterium paludis harbors:
- the menD gene encoding 2-succinyl-5-enolpyruvyl-6-hydroxy-3-cyclohexene-1-carboxylic-acid synthase, protein MKKYSSKRSIQILANLLQQYGISDVVISPGSRNAPIAIHFSEIDHFNCFSIVDERSAAFVALGMAKSEKKPVAITCTSGSATVNYYPAVTEAFYQNVPLLVLTADRPIDFVDIFDGQTIRQNNVFHQHSYGDFQLLEDKEENAEDINFETIKKAIELCFEKQGPVHINIPLEEPLYELVSELPTFPTVEKTIKKKEYEIPSNLVADWNTSQRIMILVGTKDYSPELENQLSQLVKNHSAVVLSEANSNVYHEKFFRFIDRYIFNFTEEDYKKYAPDLLITVGQNVVSKKVKQFLRKARPKQHWHLDEVWQPDTYFSLTEKIEIKPEIFFSKLLKFINLEPRPYFNLWDVLRDKKDAKHEKFLNLAEFSDFYFFNKASQTVPENYNIHFSNSSAIRYAQLFDFGKRRMYCNRGTSGIDGCTSTAMGFAIKSSNPTLLITGDLSFFYDINGLWNQYIPPFVRIIIFNNGEGNIFKIIPGPGNANPNTLDEFIATKHHKNAEYLAKHFGFAYTKVEDDRTLDRVLDNFFKPDTQPKILEINTHGTNSADVLKGYFEFMAEN, encoded by the coding sequence ATGAAAAAATATTCTTCTAAGAGAAGTATTCAGATACTAGCAAACCTTCTCCAGCAGTACGGAATTTCAGATGTTGTCATTTCTCCAGGATCGAGAAATGCTCCCATTGCGATTCATTTTTCAGAAATAGATCATTTTAACTGTTTTAGTATTGTAGATGAAAGAAGTGCCGCTTTCGTTGCTCTGGGAATGGCTAAAAGTGAAAAGAAACCTGTTGCAATTACTTGTACCAGTGGTTCTGCAACGGTTAACTATTATCCTGCTGTAACAGAAGCATTTTATCAAAATGTCCCTCTTTTAGTGTTAACTGCCGACAGACCAATAGATTTCGTTGATATTTTTGACGGACAGACCATACGACAGAATAATGTTTTTCATCAACATTCTTATGGAGATTTTCAGCTTTTAGAAGATAAAGAGGAAAATGCTGAGGATATCAATTTTGAGACGATTAAAAAAGCGATTGAACTTTGTTTTGAAAAACAAGGTCCGGTACATATTAATATTCCCCTGGAAGAGCCCCTGTATGAATTGGTTTCAGAACTGCCAACTTTTCCTACAGTTGAAAAAACCATTAAAAAGAAAGAATACGAGATTCCTTCCAACCTTGTTGCAGATTGGAATACTTCTCAGCGTATTATGATCTTGGTTGGAACAAAAGATTACAGTCCGGAATTGGAAAATCAATTGTCACAGTTGGTTAAAAATCACTCAGCTGTAGTGCTAAGTGAGGCGAACTCCAATGTGTATCATGAAAAATTTTTCCGTTTCATAGATCGTTATATTTTTAACTTCACTGAAGAAGACTATAAAAAATATGCTCCGGATTTATTAATTACCGTTGGGCAGAATGTAGTTTCTAAGAAAGTAAAACAGTTTTTAAGAAAAGCCCGCCCAAAACAACATTGGCATCTGGACGAGGTCTGGCAACCGGATACCTATTTTTCTTTAACAGAAAAAATTGAAATAAAACCAGAAATTTTCTTTTCAAAATTATTAAAATTTATCAATCTTGAGCCAAGACCATATTTCAACCTTTGGGATGTCCTCAGAGATAAGAAAGATGCGAAACACGAAAAGTTTTTGAATCTGGCTGAGTTTTCTGATTTCTATTTCTTTAATAAAGCTTCGCAAACAGTACCGGAAAATTATAACATTCATTTCAGTAACAGTTCTGCAATCAGATATGCACAACTATTTGATTTTGGTAAAAGAAGAATGTACTGCAACAGAGGAACCAGTGGAATTGACGGCTGTACCTCTACGGCAATGGGGTTTGCGATCAAGAGTTCTAATCCTACCTTGTTGATTACAGGAGATTTAAGTTTTTTCTATGATATCAATGGTCTTTGGAATCAATATATCCCTCCGTTTGTAAGGATTATCATTTTTAATAATGGGGAAGGAAATATTTTTAAAATTATTCCTGGACCTGGAAATGCCAACCCAAATACTTTAGATGAGTTCATTGCAACAAAGCACCATAAGAACGCTGAATATTTAGCAAAACACTTTGGTTTCGCATATACAAAAGTAGAGGATGACAGAACTTTAGATAGGGTATTAGATAATTTCTTCAAACCGGATACTCAGCCTAAAATATTGGAAATCAATACTCACGGTACAAATAGTGCAGATGTATTAAAGGGTTATTTTGAATTTATGGCAGAAAACTAA
- a CDS encoding isopenicillin N synthase family dioxygenase, which translates to MDKIPSVDLRDFLSDNPERKQKFVNEIGKAYEEIGFVALKGHFLDDQLVGDLYGEVKNFFELPTETKQKYEIPGIGGQRGYVGFGKETAKGFKKGDLKEFWHFGQYVSDDSKYKTEYPDNVIVDELPKFNTVGKETYQMLEKTGKYVLRALALYLGLDEFYFDDKIAEGNSILRPIHYPPITQEPDDAVRAAAHGDINLITLLMGSQGKGLQVQNHKGEWIDAIAEPDELMINVGDMLSRHTNNKLKSTIHRVVNPPRELWGTSRYSIPFFMHPVSGMSLNCLENCIDENNPKLYEDTTAGEFLHERLIELGLIKK; encoded by the coding sequence ATGGACAAAATACCTAGTGTAGACCTGCGTGATTTCCTTTCGGACAACCCGGAACGCAAACAGAAATTTGTAAATGAAATCGGAAAAGCTTACGAAGAAATTGGTTTTGTTGCCTTAAAGGGCCACTTTCTTGATGATCAATTAGTAGGTGATCTTTATGGTGAGGTGAAAAACTTTTTTGAACTTCCTACGGAAACGAAACAGAAGTATGAAATTCCCGGAATTGGAGGACAAAGAGGTTATGTAGGATTCGGTAAAGAAACTGCAAAAGGCTTTAAAAAAGGAGACTTAAAAGAATTTTGGCATTTCGGACAGTATGTTTCGGATGACTCAAAATACAAGACAGAGTATCCTGACAATGTTATTGTTGACGAACTTCCCAAATTCAACACAGTAGGTAAAGAAACTTACCAGATGTTGGAAAAAACAGGCAAATATGTATTAAGAGCCTTAGCATTGTACTTGGGTCTGGATGAGTTTTATTTTGATGATAAAATAGCTGAAGGAAACTCTATTTTAAGACCAATTCATTACCCTCCAATTACTCAGGAACCGGATGACGCGGTAAGAGCTGCTGCTCATGGAGACATTAATTTGATTACACTTCTAATGGGATCCCAAGGAAAAGGACTTCAGGTGCAGAATCATAAAGGAGAATGGATTGATGCTATTGCTGAACCTGATGAGTTGATGATCAACGTTGGTGATATGCTTTCAAGACATACGAACAACAAATTGAAATCTACCATTCACAGAGTGGTAAATCCACCAAGAGAATTATGGGGTACTTCAAGATATTCAATTCCTTTCTTTATGCATCCTGTAAGCGGAATGTCTCTTAACTGTCTTGAAAATTGTATTGATGAAAATAATCCAAAATTATATGAAGATACGACTGCAGGAGAATTTTTGCATGAAAGGCTTATTGAGTTAGGATTGATTAAAAAATAA
- a CDS encoding bacteriocin-like protein: MKNLKKLTNGQLKTISGAGIIKPVEDFCMYYCNGVVICATCSNDFKCPDDSM; encoded by the coding sequence ATGAAAAACTTAAAAAAACTAACTAACGGTCAATTAAAGACTATTTCAGGAGCAGGAATCATCAAACCAGTAGAAGACTTTTGTATGTACTACTGCAATGGTGTTGTCATTTGTGCAACATGCAGTAATGACTTCAAATGTCCAGATGATTCTATGTAG
- a CDS encoding bacteriocin-like protein — protein MKNLKKLSKTELKTMSGGISYPFPGDCVYVCSDGITYRALCRLEFICPDGEQPIIY, from the coding sequence ATGAAAAACTTAAAAAAACTATCAAAAACAGAATTAAAAACGATGTCTGGAGGAATAAGTTATCCTTTTCCCGGAGACTGTGTTTATGTGTGTAGTGATGGAATTACCTATCGTGCATTGTGTCGGTTAGAATTTATTTGTCCCGATGGTGAGCAACCCATTATTTATTAA
- a CDS encoding PA0069 family radical SAM protein → MQNENIIKGQGAQRNVNNRFDRYTFEPEDEDFETVKTSFTEVFPKTIVNQVKSDDLPMEYSMNPYQGCEHGCSYCFARPTHEYWGYSAGIDFERKIMVKKNAPELLEKFFQKRGYKPEPILLSGNTDCYQPAERQFEITRKLLQVCLEYRHPVNILTKNALVLRDLDLLKPMAEQNLVSVSLSIPTMNEELRRKMEPRTSSATNKLKAVEILSENKIPVHIMVAPVIPGLTSDESLGILKAISDAGALSFGYTLVRLNDAVEPIFVKWIETHFPDRAQKVLNLIRSMRGGKLGEKRYFDRYKGEGNIAEMIHNTFKIGRKKFFEGREFPKLTTKNFTGTKEQQLRLFD, encoded by the coding sequence ATGCAGAACGAAAATATCATAAAAGGGCAGGGTGCACAACGAAACGTAAATAATCGTTTCGACAGGTATACCTTTGAACCTGAGGATGAAGATTTCGAAACTGTAAAAACATCCTTCACAGAAGTTTTTCCAAAAACCATTGTGAATCAGGTGAAAAGTGATGACCTTCCAATGGAGTATTCTATGAACCCTTATCAGGGGTGTGAGCATGGGTGTTCTTATTGTTTTGCACGGCCAACACATGAATATTGGGGCTATAGTGCAGGGATTGATTTTGAAAGAAAGATCATGGTGAAAAAAAATGCACCTGAATTATTAGAGAAATTTTTTCAGAAAAGAGGATATAAACCGGAACCTATTTTACTTTCTGGAAATACAGATTGTTATCAACCTGCTGAAAGGCAGTTTGAAATCACACGCAAGCTACTGCAAGTGTGTCTTGAGTATAGACATCCTGTTAATATATTAACAAAGAATGCTTTGGTTTTAAGAGATTTAGATCTATTAAAACCTATGGCAGAACAGAACCTTGTATCTGTTTCCCTGAGCATTCCTACGATGAATGAAGAGCTTCGAAGAAAAATGGAACCCAGAACCAGCTCTGCCACAAATAAACTGAAAGCAGTGGAAATTTTGTCCGAAAATAAAATTCCTGTCCACATTATGGTTGCACCCGTAATTCCTGGGCTGACAAGTGATGAGTCTTTGGGTATTTTGAAGGCAATTTCAGATGCTGGTGCTTTGAGCTTTGGTTATACATTGGTAAGACTGAATGATGCTGTAGAGCCCATATTTGTAAAATGGATAGAAACTCATTTTCCAGACAGAGCACAAAAAGTGTTGAACCTTATTCGCTCGATGCGTGGTGGAAAGCTTGGTGAAAAAAGATATTTTGATCGTTATAAAGGAGAAGGGAATATTGCAGAAATGATTCATAATACCTTTAAAATTGGTAGAAAAAAGTTTTTCGAAGGAAGAGAATTTCCAAAACTCACAACAAAAAATTTTACTGGGACAAAAGAGCAGCAGTTAAGATTGTTTGATTGA
- a CDS encoding DUF2797 domain-containing protein translates to MQFQGQILKMTSYDDQPIQYYLNLSGDLIHMNELFGKELTIKHTGFQCVNCGENKPIYRMGFCKNCFFESPYASDTIIRPELSTAHLGVGERDLEIEKAIQLQPHTVYLAYTGDVKVGVTRNTQIPTRWIDQGATFALPIARTENRYEAGMIEVALKEHLPDKTNWKKMLQDDFEGEIDLADFQQKIKEYFPEDFQKFYSEGEDLWKFDYPFDKPEKVTSFTLDKKPEFTGKLTGIKGQYLSFQGGNFINVRGHEGYVIELTVKN, encoded by the coding sequence ATGCAGTTTCAAGGGCAAATTTTAAAAATGACGAGCTATGATGATCAGCCGATTCAATATTATCTTAATCTTTCTGGAGATTTAATTCATATGAACGAGTTGTTTGGAAAAGAGCTAACCATAAAACATACCGGATTTCAATGTGTCAACTGTGGTGAAAACAAGCCTATCTATAGAATGGGATTCTGTAAGAACTGTTTTTTTGAAAGTCCTTATGCCAGTGATACGATCATCCGTCCGGAACTCTCGACAGCTCATTTAGGTGTTGGTGAACGTGATTTGGAAATAGAAAAAGCAATTCAGCTTCAGCCTCACACCGTGTATTTAGCCTATACTGGAGATGTAAAAGTGGGTGTGACCAGAAACACTCAGATTCCGACAAGATGGATCGATCAGGGAGCAACCTTTGCTTTGCCTATTGCCAGAACTGAGAACCGTTATGAAGCAGGAATGATAGAAGTTGCATTAAAAGAGCATTTACCAGATAAAACAAATTGGAAGAAAATGTTACAGGACGATTTTGAAGGAGAAATAGATCTTGCTGATTTTCAACAAAAAATAAAAGAATATTTTCCAGAGGATTTTCAGAAATTCTATAGTGAAGGTGAAGATCTATGGAAATTCGATTATCCTTTTGACAAACCTGAAAAAGTAACCTCTTTTACATTAGATAAGAAACCTGAGTTTACAGGGAAATTAACAGGAATAAAGGGGCAGTATTTAAGTTTTCAAGGCGGCAATTTTATAAATGTAAGAGGACATGAAGGATATGTGATTGAATTGACTGTAAAAAATTAA
- a CDS encoding GDP-mannose 4,6-dehydratase: MTYLVTGGSGFIGSHLIEQLLKNGHSVINIDSFDNFYNYQIKIENTLESVGKEVNFNFSNKEEDVEKLISITKSGNYTLYFQDIRQKNGLEEIFKNNKIDLVIHLAALAGVRPSIERPLEYEEVNVKGTMNLWELCKEFNIKKFICASSSSVYGNNAKTPFAEADNVDNPISPYAATKKCGEILGHVYHHLYDIDMIQLRFFTVYGPRQRPDLAIHKFTKLISEGKEVPCYGDGNTARDYTYVDDIIDGILKSIIYLESNSHIYEIINLGESEVITLSEMLSTIEKALGRTANKKILPMQPGDVKKTNADITKAQTLIGYKPATDFQNGIKKFMEWFLRK; the protein is encoded by the coding sequence ATGACGTATCTTGTAACTGGAGGGAGTGGATTTATAGGTTCTCATTTAATAGAACAACTGTTGAAAAATGGACATTCTGTCATAAACATAGACAGTTTCGATAATTTTTATAATTATCAGATAAAAATTGAAAATACTTTAGAATCTGTCGGCAAAGAGGTAAACTTTAATTTTTCTAATAAAGAAGAAGACGTTGAAAAATTAATTTCCATCACCAAATCAGGCAATTACACACTATATTTTCAAGACATTAGACAAAAAAACGGTCTGGAAGAGATATTTAAAAACAATAAAATTGATTTAGTAATTCATCTGGCAGCACTTGCGGGGGTACGTCCTTCCATTGAAAGGCCTCTGGAATACGAAGAAGTAAATGTAAAAGGAACAATGAATCTATGGGAACTCTGTAAAGAATTCAACATCAAAAAATTCATTTGTGCCTCTTCTTCAAGTGTTTATGGAAACAACGCAAAAACTCCTTTTGCTGAAGCAGACAATGTAGACAATCCTATCTCACCTTATGCAGCAACTAAAAAATGTGGAGAAATTCTTGGACATGTTTATCATCATTTGTATGATATTGATATGATACAATTGAGATTCTTTACGGTATACGGACCAAGACAAAGACCTGATTTAGCGATACATAAATTCACAAAATTAATCTCTGAAGGGAAAGAAGTCCCTTGTTATGGAGATGGAAATACTGCCAGAGACTACACTTACGTTGATGACATTATTGATGGAATTCTAAAATCTATCATCTACTTGGAAAGCAATTCTCATATATATGAAATTATTAATTTGGGTGAAAGTGAAGTAATCACCCTCTCTGAAATGCTTTCGACTATTGAAAAGGCACTTGGAAGAACTGCTAACAAAAAAATACTGCCTATGCAACCTGGAGATGTAAAGAAAACCAATGCCGATATTACAAAGGCACAGACTTTAATTGGCTACAAACCAGCCACAGACTTCCAAAATGGCATAAAAAAATTTATGGAATGGTTTTTGAGAAAATGA
- a CDS encoding DUF2795 domain-containing protein, whose amino-acid sequence MYWTLELASYLSDAPWPMTKAELIDYAIRTGAPMEVVENLQAIEDEGEIYDAIDEIWSDYPTDEDYLWNEDEY is encoded by the coding sequence ATGTACTGGACATTAGAACTAGCCTCATATTTAAGTGACGCACCCTGGCCAATGACAAAAGCAGAACTTATCGATTATGCAATCAGAACTGGTGCACCTATGGAAGTAGTAGAAAATCTTCAGGCTATCGAGGATGAAGGAGAAATTTATGATGCCATCGATGAGATCTGGAGTGACTATCCAACCGATGAGGATTACCTTTGGAACGAGGACGAATATTAA
- the secA gene encoding preprotein translocase subunit SecA: MSFLNKVLKGFLGDKKAQDLKEVKKVVTKIKAVEPSIQQLSDDGLREKTAEFKDKIKSATSTITAQVEQIKEQIKNSTNVDEKEALFAKIESLKKESYEIEEKVLGQVLPEAFALVKETARRWAENGEIRVTVTAMDRELAATKDFVEIQGDTAVWKSSWDAAGTPVVWDMVHYDVQFIGGVILHSGKITEMATGEGKTLVGTLPIYLNALSERGVHVVTVNDYLAKRDSAWMGPLYQFHGMSIDCIDNHQPNSDGRRKAYNSSITYGTNNEFGFDYLRDNMVTSPSELVQRELNFAIVDEVDSVLVDDARTPLIISGPVPQGDRQEFDVLKPSIDRIVEVQKKTVSVIFNEAKKLIAAGNTKEGGFKLLQAYRGLPKNRQLIKFLSESGNRALLQKVEGQYMQDNNRDMPIVDKDLYFVIEEKNNQVDLTDKGVEYMSQGNSDNNFFVLPDIGTEIAELEAKNLSKEEEFEAKEKLFSDFAEKSERVHTMSQLLKAYTLFEKDDEYVVIDGEVKIVDEQTGRIMEGRRYSDGLHQAIEAKENVKIEAATQTFATVTLQNYFRMYNKLAGMTGTAETEAGELWEIYKLDVVVIPTNRPILRHDRQDLVFKTNREKYNAVIEEIEKLTAAKRPVLVGTTSVEISQLLSKALQLRKIPHQVLNAKLHKKEAEIVAGAGQPGVVTIATNMAGRGTDIKLTKEVKEAGGLAIIGTERHDSRRVDRQLRGRAGRQGDPGSSQFYVSLEDNLMRLFGSERIAKMMDRMGHKEGEVIQHSMISKSIERAQKKVEENNFGIRKRLLEYDDVMNKQRDVIYKRRKNALFGDHLKYDITNMIFDVSSSIAAGGKANGNFKDFEFEVIKYFTMASPVSETDFGNKTVQDLTNILFKAAQEDYQMKLNLLKEKSFPIIENVFQNQGSMFKMIQVPFTDGHKTLTIVTDLKEAYESQCDTLINDFEKNITLSIIDDNWKLHLREMDDLRRSSQGAVYEQKDPLVIYKQESFHLFSEMVDKMNKEIISFLYKGEIPA, encoded by the coding sequence ATGAGTTTTTTAAATAAAGTTCTTAAAGGGTTTTTGGGAGACAAGAAAGCGCAGGACCTAAAAGAAGTAAAAAAAGTTGTAACAAAAATCAAGGCTGTTGAACCTAGCATTCAGCAATTGAGTGATGATGGTTTAAGGGAAAAAACTGCTGAATTTAAAGATAAAATTAAATCAGCAACGAGTACCATTACAGCGCAGGTAGAACAAATAAAGGAGCAGATAAAAAATTCAACTAATGTTGATGAAAAGGAAGCTCTTTTTGCAAAAATTGAATCTCTCAAAAAAGAATCCTACGAAATTGAAGAGAAAGTTTTAGGACAGGTTCTTCCTGAAGCTTTTGCATTGGTAAAGGAAACAGCCAGAAGATGGGCAGAGAATGGAGAGATCCGTGTAACTGTAACAGCTATGGATAGGGAACTTGCTGCAACTAAAGATTTTGTAGAAATTCAGGGAGACACAGCAGTTTGGAAAAGCTCTTGGGATGCAGCCGGAACTCCAGTAGTTTGGGATATGGTGCATTATGATGTTCAGTTTATTGGAGGGGTTATTCTTCACAGTGGTAAAATCACAGAGATGGCAACCGGTGAAGGTAAAACTTTAGTAGGAACATTACCTATTTATTTAAATGCTCTTTCAGAAAGAGGAGTTCACGTAGTTACAGTAAATGACTACCTTGCAAAAAGGGACTCGGCTTGGATGGGACCTCTTTATCAGTTCCACGGAATGTCTATCGATTGTATCGATAATCACCAACCGAATTCAGACGGAAGAAGAAAAGCATACAACTCATCTATCACTTACGGAACAAATAATGAATTTGGTTTCGATTACCTAAGAGATAACATGGTAACTTCACCTTCAGAACTTGTGCAGAGAGAATTAAACTTTGCTATCGTGGATGAGGTTGACTCTGTATTAGTAGATGATGCAAGAACACCACTGATTATTTCCGGACCTGTTCCTCAGGGAGACAGACAGGAATTTGATGTTCTAAAACCATCTATTGACAGAATCGTAGAAGTTCAGAAAAAAACAGTTTCTGTTATTTTTAACGAAGCTAAAAAATTAATAGCTGCAGGAAACACGAAAGAAGGAGGTTTTAAATTACTTCAGGCTTACAGAGGTCTTCCTAAAAACAGACAATTAATCAAATTTTTATCGGAAAGCGGGAACAGAGCATTGCTTCAGAAAGTTGAAGGTCAGTATATGCAGGACAACAACCGTGATATGCCGATCGTAGATAAAGATCTATATTTTGTAATTGAAGAGAAAAACAATCAGGTTGATTTGACAGACAAAGGTGTAGAATACATGTCTCAAGGAAACTCTGATAACAATTTCTTCGTTCTTCCGGATATCGGAACTGAAATTGCAGAACTGGAAGCTAAAAATTTATCTAAAGAAGAGGAATTTGAAGCTAAAGAAAAACTTTTCTCCGATTTCGCTGAAAAATCTGAGCGTGTTCATACCATGAGCCAATTATTAAAAGCCTATACATTATTTGAAAAAGATGATGAATATGTAGTAATTGATGGTGAGGTAAAAATCGTTGACGAACAGACTGGACGTATCATGGAGGGTCGTCGATATTCAGATGGTCTTCACCAGGCTATTGAAGCAAAGGAGAATGTAAAGATTGAGGCTGCAACTCAAACGTTTGCAACGGTAACGCTTCAAAACTATTTCCGTATGTACAATAAACTTGCGGGGATGACGGGTACTGCTGAAACTGAAGCAGGAGAACTTTGGGAAATCTACAAATTAGATGTTGTGGTAATTCCTACCAACCGTCCTATTTTAAGACATGACAGACAAGATTTAGTTTTCAAAACTAATAGAGAAAAATACAATGCCGTAATTGAGGAAATTGAAAAATTAACTGCAGCAAAAAGACCTGTTCTTGTAGGAACAACTTCTGTAGAAATCTCTCAATTGCTTTCAAAGGCACTTCAATTAAGAAAAATCCCACACCAGGTATTGAATGCCAAACTTCACAAGAAGGAAGCTGAAATCGTTGCAGGAGCAGGACAGCCGGGGGTTGTAACTATTGCAACCAATATGGCAGGTCGTGGTACGGATATCAAGCTTACTAAAGAAGTAAAAGAAGCAGGAGGCTTAGCTATTATCGGTACTGAAAGACACGATTCAAGACGTGTTGACAGGCAGCTTAGAGGTAGAGCAGGACGTCAGGGAGACCCTGGTAGTTCTCAGTTCTATGTTTCTCTTGAAGATAACCTGATGCGTTTATTCGGTTCCGAAAGAATCGCTAAAATGATGGACAGAATGGGTCATAAAGAAGGTGAAGTTATTCAGCATTCTATGATCAGTAAGTCTATTGAAAGAGCTCAGAAAAAAGTAGAAGAGAATAACTTCGGAATCAGAAAGAGACTTCTCGAGTATGATGACGTAATGAATAAGCAGCGTGATGTAATCTACAAAAGAAGAAAGAACGCTCTATTTGGAGATCACCTGAAGTATGATATTACAAATATGATCTTCGATGTATCTAGTTCTATTGCAGCAGGCGGAAAAGCTAATGGAAACTTTAAGGATTTTGAATTTGAGGTAATCAAATACTTTACAATGGCATCTCCGGTTTCTGAAACTGACTTTGGTAATAAAACAGTTCAGGATCTTACCAATATTCTTTTTAAAGCTGCTCAGGAAGATTATCAAATGAAATTGAATTTATTGAAAGAAAAATCATTCCCTATTATTGAGAATGTATTTCAAAATCAAGGTTCAATGTTCAAAATGATCCAGGTTCCTTTCACTGATGGCCATAAAACATTGACCATTGTTACGGATCTTAAAGAAGCATATGAAAGCCAGTGTGATACTTTAATCAATGATTTTGAAAAGAACATCACATTATCGATTATCGATGATAACTGGAAACTTCACTTACGTGAAATGGATGATCTGAGAAGATCTTCACAAGGTGCTGTTTATGAGCAAAAAGATCCACTTGTTATTTACAAACAAGAATCTTTCCACCTGTTCAGTGAGATGGTAGATAAAATGAACAAAGAAATTATTTCATTCTTATACAAAGGAGAAATTCCAGCATAA